TCGATCGTCATTTACGACGCCAGCGCTGCAAGCTTCTCTTTGACGACTTCCTGTACGGTCTTGCCGTCAGCCTGTCCTTTGAGTTCTTTCATCAGCGGACCGATGACCTTGTTCGTATCGGCAGGGCCTGCGGCACCGGTGCTTGCGATCATCGCCTCCACTTTCGCAGCGATCTCCTCGCGCGAAAGCTGCTTCGGCAGAAACTCCTGGATAATAACGAGCTCGTGTTGCTCCTTCTCGGCAAGCTCCGGACGGTTATTTGTCTGATAGATCTCGATGGCGTCCTTGCGCTTCTTTGCGGCCGACATCAAGAGCTTCATCTCATCGTCGGCGTTCATCTCGCGGTCTGCGCCGCTTTTTTCAAACTCGAGGATGAGTGCGCGCAGACTGCGCAGTGTTTCGGTGCGAAGCTTCTCGCCCGATTTCATGGCGGCCGTGAGTTCGGTCGTGATACGTTCCTTCAGCGACATAACGATTGCAGAATGGTATTGAGAGCCCTATAACAAGATCACATCTTGTTAGGTACCCGCAATTGCGCACCGTTTACCGCTCGTCCGGCATCCCTGGCAAGGAACTGGCA
This Bacteroidota bacterium DNA region includes the following protein-coding sequences:
- a CDS encoding GatB/YqeY domain-containing protein, whose amino-acid sequence is MSLKERITTELTAAMKSGEKLRTETLRSLRALILEFEKSGADREMNADDEMKLLMSAAKKRKDAIEIYQTNNRPELAEKEQHELVIIQEFLPKQLSREEIAAKVEAMIASTGAAGPADTNKVIGPLMKELKGQADGKTVQEVVKEKLAALAS